The Vespa velutina chromosome 4, iVesVel2.1, whole genome shotgun sequence genome has a window encoding:
- the LOC124948265 gene encoding sorting nexin-4-like encodes MEDVFQNGNYCNEANANMSTSEASKEDSLLDHMEISIVEAEKRSNGPLNLREFYTVYLVETKVTDLDFKGALSITSSLWRRYTDFELLRTYLDIAYPYIVLPPLPEKRVLYAWQKVTTDTFDPDFVDRRRAGLENFLLRVASHPVLSQNEHFMGFLQQKEGWREHIQEISYLRLAESKLKALSVAVRLRKPDKRFETLKNYGIELQNNLCNLLRVRARLVEKQYSLYKLHANYGRVFSEWSAIEKEMGDGLQKSGHYLDSLAATIDTTLEEEELIADQLKEWLFGASALQAVVRRREALQVARDEAQDALIAACEQKDRVIQGKAGLMSRLFGSVDTEEVRELKILRLEHRITQQNDIVKQVDEDLKSFSNKAMIDIDRFQHQKVIDLKETLAAYCVLQFKLARKSLQTWQHIKECLESIP; translated from the exons ATGGAAGACGTTTTTCAAAACGGTAATTATTGTAACGAGGCGAATGCAAATATGAGCACTTCGGAGGCATCAAAAGAG gATTCCTTATTGGATCATATGGAAATTTCAATAGTTGAGGCTGAAAAACGATCTAATGGACCATTAAATTTAAGAGAATTCTATACTGTATACCTTGTTGAAACTAA AGTTACAGATCTTGATTTTAAGGGTGCTCTAAGCATCACAAGTTCATTATGGAGACGTTATACtgattttgaattattaagaaCATACTTAGACATTGCATATCCGTATATTGTATTACCACCATTGCCAGAAAAAAGAGTATTATATGCATGGCAGAAAGTTACAACAGATACTTTTGATCCAGATTTTGTAGATCGACGAAGAGCAGGATTAGAG AATTTCTTGCTAAGAGTAGCATCACATCCTGTACTTTCTCAAAATGAACACTTCATGGGATTTTTACAACAAAAAGAAGGCTGGAGGGAACATATTCAAGAGATAA gTTATTTACGTTTAGCAGAGTCCAAGTTAAAAGCTCTCAGTGTAGCTGTTCGTTTAAGAAAACCAGATAAAAGATTTGAAACATTAAAGAATTATGGAATTGAACTTCAG aacAATCTCTGCAATCTTCTTAGAGTACGAGCTCGTCTTGTGGAAAAACAATAcagtttatataaattacatgcTAATTATGGCCGTGTGTTTAGTGAATGGAGCgctatagagaaagaaatgggaGATGGTTTacag AAATCAGGACATTACTTGGACTCATTAGCAGCTACAATTGATACGACacttgaagaagaagaacttaTAGCGGATCAATTGAAGGAATGGCTCTTTGGAGCTTCAGCTTTACAAGCTGTTGTTAGACGAAGAGAAGCTTTACAGGTAGCTAGAGATGAAGCACAGGATGCATTGATAGCTGCGTGCGAACAAAAAGACAGAGTGATACAAG gaaAAGCAGGATTAATGTCCCGACTATTTGGATCTGTCGATACTGAAGAAGTACGAGAGTTAAAAATTCTTCGATTGGAGCATAGAATTACACAACAGAATGATATCGTTAAACAAGTCGATGAGGatttaaa ATCCTTTTCTAACAAGGCTatgatagatatagatagatttcAACATCAAAAGGTCATCGATTTGAAAGAAACTTTGGCAGCTTACTGTGTTCTACAATTTAAACTAGCTAGAAAG AGTCTTCAAACTTGGCAGCATATTAAGGAATGTCTTGAAAGTATACCGTAA